TCACATCCAGCTGGGCGGggctttcattttttagagGCATTATAGAAACCAAACGGTGTGACGATGTGACATAGATTAACACGTTAACAAGACCAAGGTAAGAAAGGGCAGCGGGGTTTTTCATCGCAGAAATACTTCAGAAGATTTAACAACTCCAAGCAGTGAGGATTAACAATCAGGTCTTCATTTAACTagcaacacaaaagaaaatgaagcataaAATGAAGATTCATTTCATGCTTCATGGGTGAGATGCCGCTCCATCGTTAGCATTTGTTAGCCACATGCTAATACACGCTTCCTGTACTTTGAGTTGCGTAGTAGCTGTCTCAGGCTAACTATAGTCTACATGTATATGTACCTGATAaagtgattttcacatgagaaaaacgtCCAGCACAAAACAACCCGCTGCACTTTCTCACCTTGTTCTTGAGCGTTCGTTAACGTTTTTATCCACGTTACATCCaccgttttctttcttttaaaacctcttaaaaaaacaaaagtcccgCCCTGCTGCCTCGGCGGATTTGACTTGCCAATTTCGGCCAATAAGaacaaccagaaaggttaccaCCCCAACGTGACAAACACGCCCCCTGAACACTGCTAGCAAACCCAGCGAGCGTGCAGGAGCgcgctcagttaggattgcacccgtgcagttgtaaaatgcggggTCGCCCGGTTAGCATTAGCGGTTGTAAGGTTCCTCCCTCGGTTCCTGAACACACTCGCTCAGTTTTCTTTGGACTAGTTCGATGAACggcagccatgaaacgccaCATCTTTCTCCCGCTAAAATGGcttcttgtaacattttgtcTGGAAGTAATGCTTGGGCATGTTTACCTGTGGTGCCAGTTTGTTCCGATGAGAGTACTTGTGGTCACCGAGAATAGGGCAGTCCAGAGCAATAGCCATGTGGACCCTCATCTGATGCTTCACTTCTGTGCACGGAAGAATCCAAACAGTAAAAAGGGTGGAATTCCCCACCGGAGCACTTTAAAAAAGCAGACGGTGGTACCGGTAAAAGGTTGGAGCTCCACCAGGCTGCAGCCGCCGCCGCTCTCCAGGACCCGGTACTTGGTGACAGCAGGATGGGCTTGGCGCTGGCCTCGGACCCGGATCAAGCCGTCTCCTGCATCGCTCATCCGAAAGAGCGGACTCAGATCCATCTGACAACAACGACATGTCCTTTAGGCTTTACAAAGAATCCTCACACATGTACAAACACACTTTTCTtggagtgaaaaaaaataagaaacatagtaaattataaaaataaagtctAAAAAACCTAATTCCTACAATCGCTTGACAAATGGAAAGACTTTAGAAAAACCAAGAAGAGGTTCACCTTGAAGTGAGGCTGAGAGCCTGCAACCTCTCTTTCAATGATGGGGATGTCCACCAGTCCTTCAGACGGAACAGGAACACCGACTGCAACAACCCTGCACAACGCGGGGGTTGAGTGACATGAACGGGACTCTTTGTCTCCAGCTTGTCGGTCCGCAATGACCACACCTGATCTCACCAATATTTCCTCTGGACTTGGTTGTTTCTTCTCAGGGAGAGGATGTGCTCCACCACGTCCTCGTTCCTGGCCAGCAGGAGGGCTCCTGTTGAGTCTTTCTCCAGGCCCAGGCAGGGGAGAAGCTGAGATTCGGACCTGACTTTCATCCCGCTCATCATTTTGGAGAGAACAGGAAGGACAGAGGAGATGGAATTGGCTCCTGCGTCCTCTGAGAGAGCAGAGAAAATTCCCGTCATTCTGTCAGACAACATCTAAACAGACGGACTTTGTCGTTGAGTAAAATGGATTTTCCAGCAGTTCTGTTTGTTCCACTGGAGCTGAAGTTACAGCTGAGAGCAGACGTTCACATCAgtctacttaacccttgtgctaggtTGTAGTAGGAGTGTAgttggaggcacgttaacgttgggagtggggtcatctggaccctactagacagtgcgctgagcctttatttttttcaatgatttgtgatctacactatggattacatgaaatcctctccaccttaatcatggtagggataacacgtcaatgtaagagtggggtcattttgaccccataggCTAGCACACGGGTTAAGGAAAGCACTTTGCGATGCTTTGCAGCAGGAAAAGTGCTACAAATGAAGTTTCACGTGATACAGTCTCTCGTGCAGCGTTAGTGGGCAGCAGTCGGACTAGTGTTTTCTTGCACACTGACCTCTGACAGGAACCCCGTGGGGTTTGCTGATGACCACCACGTCCTCATCCGCGTACAGGACGCTTCTGCGGAGCTGCTTGGCCAGGACGTTGGGATGGACGTTCTGGAGCTGCTGACTGAACCGTTTCAGCTCCGCCACCCGCCCAGGACGAGCGGACGCCGCGGGCCCCGGCCGCCCCGTCTCTGCCTTCTCCTGTCGGACTTCGTGAGCCAGGTCGATCGCTCTGAGCCGCGGTTTGTCCCCGGAGTGTGGCGCTGGAGCGCGGCCGGCCGCGGAGCTCTGACTCCGGGTGAGAGCGTCTCTGCTCTCCGGACCACGGAGGCGGCTAAACGGAGCCTCGAAACTCCTGAAGCTGGAGATGCTTTTACTCACATGGAGGATCTTCCTGAGGACAACCATAGCAGAGCTGCACAACATTGACATACACACGGAAGCAAATCAACGAGAAAACTTCCGGGTCACACCTTTCAAAGTAAATGTCTGATGAGCAAATGAGATTAAACGCAATTTTATAAAACAATACTTAATATgcataataaaaatgaatgaaatataaaatttgttctgcccattttttttaaaaattcaaatattatgaattattttttaaaacaaaaaatggagtAAAGGTGAATTATTTCTGAGCTTCATGTCTCTAAAATAAAGTtgtgaaacacaaaaagacgaatatttcttttaaactaaTCCAAATAAACTGTAtgaaattttaacttttaaaagaatcgttaaattttattttaaaacgcATTACATGTAGAGGTAAGCAACCGTCAGGCTTCCATGGCGTGCATTagaaagtgataatgcatacttcgtcagCCATTAGCCCTTCCTTATTTGAGACTTGTGTAACATAAAATAATTGTGTTGTGCTGGTTGTATGACTTTGTTTATACTAACACTTCCCACTAAGTAGTTCACTAAGTCTCTGGTAGAAGGagcccaaaatgtgatgtccatgTATGTAAACAGCAGGTCTAATGGTTTCTAACCCTTTTCTACTACAATATATCATCAACATTTTACCTACAGACTCTCTGCGATAGACTAAACAAAATTCATTTTGCTTGACCTTTGTCTGCATTACAGTGGCTCCACTGTATGGCTTCATGAGAAGTGCTCCAAAAAGACTTCAGGTCCCAAAAGAGTTTTTGTGAAGCAAAGTGTTTACCAGAGCAGTAGCAGGGCACGTTGAGGGGGTTTGAGCGGGGCCCAGCAGAGCACTGACGGCAGTGGTCAGGGTCATTTAACGCCACACGTGCTCCAGAAATGCGGCTTGAGGACGCAGGTTAAGGACAGCGGAGGAAACACTTTTTAACTTGAAGtttgtgtcgttttttttttttttttattcagtgaaAAAGTGCAAACAATCCTGTTCAATGTGACTCAGATGATACAGTATAAAGATCCGCTCCACCTTTAGGTTCCCAACACTCAACATCAGTATTCAGATGCAGTCAATTGAACACtttgacataaaaaacatattcaatttttaaattcattaaaataattCAGGTTGATCCGCCACAATAAGGGCATTAATATGCTCAACCCAGTTCAAACAAACATGATGATAATGTAGGCTACAAAATGGACTGTAGTTTAAAtattgggaaaaaaatatttagatttttacTTACCAATTGCTCCTTCAGTATaaaagcatttgtgtagcatcattaaaaataaaagtcaatacaagaaatgctttttccttttcagaatgaagctgcagtttttgactcacaattaaaatgaaagcagttttaaagtagaaaatgaaaaagcattttgaaggatttatttttcattttgagtcaaaaactgcagcttcattttgaaaatgaaaagaatttctggttttgacttttttcttaatTATGCTTTTCTAAAAGTGCTTCCATCCTTTAGCCTCAGTGCAAGCTATTTGTTGTTCTGTATGTAACCACAAGAGGACGACAGACAAACTGTAAGGACTGTCAACATGAAGCAATCTTTTTGTTGAAATTATGCAATTTTATGCTCAACCACTGATGTTAATGTTGTTTATGGTTTGTTTATTGTCATATATATAAACCACATCAATTCATAGACTTAGCAGTGCAACAGAAAATGTTGAGCAATACCGGAGCATTCGAGCCgttcagttctgatccagattccagctcagaccaggaaatcaaagacgtacatagatctatttgtctgacagtggaggcatcagaatggagcggagcaggaagcttgtgacctgctgattgtagtttgtacgttacaagctttttcaaagggcattttttgtttgcttctgaCTCACCACagtgtgaataaagaaatactcagaaacacagtttgaaTCTTAAtcttctttacatatgtcctccaagATGATGAAAAttcaacaagaacatgtaaaaaacataaCGAGTTCACTGGACTAAAATAACCTCCACTAGTGGCTGTTCCACACTGACTTACTCTCCAGGACtcgcccccacccccacccccaccccaatgGACCACATCGTTTTGTgttccctatttttattttggccattTCACACAACAACTAACAAATGCAAGAGTTTTATAGAGCCTACTCATTTTACAGAGAGAGGTGTCAAACTCAATCAGACAGGGGGCCAAAATCCACAAGATGCTATAGGTTCTGCTGAACAGGATAAGCATTTATTGAACACTCTGAACATAAAGtataaaactaaactttttgaaaatcttaatatgaatgaaaacaaaatatgaatgcAGAACAAATACCTTAAATATCGTGTAACATTTTGCTCTCCATCAAAATATGTCTTGTCAAAATGATACCAAAATAAACatgctgaagaaaaaaagcaaagactggaaagaaaaataaaatgtgtgctTTTCAGCAATAACAAATCGAATCCAAtccgttttctttgctcttttgtccattttttcaGAGATGGCACCGTTGTTGAACAACAAGTTTATTACTGATGTGTGACGTCCTGAATGGGCTTTTGTGAAACGCATCAGAGTGATCGGATTGTTCAAAAGATGTAATAACgaatatcatttttaggtctAAAACA
The nucleotide sequence above comes from Oryzias latipes chromosome 5, ASM223467v1. Encoded proteins:
- the LOC101164300 gene encoding mitochondrial RNA pseudouridine synthase rpusd4-like → MSMLCSSAMVVLRKILHVSKSISSFRSFEAPFSRLRGPESRDALTRSQSSAAGRAPAPHSGDKPRLRAIDLAHEVRQEKAETGRPGPAASARPGRVAELKRFSQQLQNVHPNVLAKQLRRSVLYADEDVVVISKPHGVPVREDAGANSISSVLPVLSKMMSGMKVRSESQLLPCLGLEKDSTGALLLARNEDVVEHILSLRRNNQVQRKYWVVAVGVPVPSEGLVDIPIIEREVAGSQPHFKMDLSPLFRMSDAGDGLIRVRGQRQAHPAVTKYRVLESGGGCSLVELQPFTEVKHQMRVHMAIALDCPILGDHKYSHRNKLAPQKLPEHMLKKLGLEQSQIRYLPLHLHARQLILPARSGQADIRVSCPLPKYFLQTLNRLRLNFREDKGDKSPSEIQETPVQKR